From Xylanibacter oryzae DSM 17970, a single genomic window includes:
- a CDS encoding inorganic phosphate transporter, with protein sequence MESIYLVIVVFLLILAVFDLFVGVSNDAVNFLNSAIGAKVAKFRTVLIVASFGVVIGAVMSAGMMDVARHGIINPSNFSFNECMTIFLAVMITDVIVLDVFNTLGLPTSTTVSLVFELLGGTFVLALLKMGANPNLGFNDLLNSDKALSVIIAIFVSVAIAFFFGTIVQWISRLIFTFNYTKHLRYTVAVFGAIAFTTLAYFIFIQGLAKSPYISEFYKQWIKNNTTVIMLGIFLGSSIFVEVLHLLKVNVFKIIVLVGTFALAMAFSGNDLVNFIGVPLAGLSSFQDFIANGLGHDKTFMMTSLMESAKTPAPYLMMAGIIMIISMATSKKAQNVVKTSVDLSRQDEGEEMFGSSRAARSIVRAAQDIGESVAGVIPKKAQDWIESRFNKDDAIIAHGAAFDMIRAAVNLVLSSILIIIGTNYKMPLSTTYVTFMVAMGASLADHAWSRESAVFRVTGVISVIGGWFITAGVAFAICAIVCILMHFGGFVAMFLFMALDVFLLLHSNIKYGKKVKEEKKDDIFRLMMRTRDPEIVWDLLTKYVSRTQSFVARFALDQYNSILGGLRDENLRDLRRCSRELKDERDKLKKFRRKELLALRRTPKKIALERNTWFHLGANSDQQFIYCLTRMLEPVKEHIDNNFTPLPIEYSEEFEPIRREIEGLMKNSEHMISTNRYDQYDQVLAEADNLKNQMSALRKHHIDRMQNDGDDSKLEVSLVYLNILQESQEFLSIMRHQLRAAKKFMEK encoded by the coding sequence ATGGAATCAATTTATCTGGTTATTGTCGTTTTCTTGCTTATCTTGGCTGTGTTTGACCTTTTTGTGGGAGTCAGTAATGATGCCGTAAACTTCCTGAATTCTGCAATAGGTGCCAAAGTTGCTAAATTCAGGACTGTGTTGATAGTTGCTTCATTTGGTGTCGTGATAGGTGCGGTGATGAGTGCCGGAATGATGGATGTTGCTAGGCATGGAATAATAAATCCATCAAATTTTTCTTTCAATGAATGTATGACAATCTTTCTTGCTGTTATGATAACGGATGTTATTGTATTGGATGTGTTCAATACACTTGGGCTTCCAACATCAACAACAGTATCATTGGTATTCGAACTTCTTGGGGGCACATTTGTACTTGCGTTACTTAAGATGGGTGCAAATCCCAATTTAGGTTTTAATGATTTACTTAATAGTGATAAGGCGCTAAGTGTTATTATAGCTATTTTTGTAAGTGTTGCTATTGCCTTCTTTTTTGGAACTATAGTTCAATGGATTTCACGTTTAATCTTTACATTCAATTATACAAAGCACCTTCGGTATACAGTAGCAGTCTTTGGAGCCATCGCATTTACAACTCTTGCTTATTTTATTTTCATACAAGGGCTTGCCAAATCCCCTTATATCAGCGAGTTTTATAAGCAATGGATAAAAAATAATACGACGGTCATCATGTTGGGCATCTTTTTGGGGTCCTCTATCTTTGTAGAAGTCTTGCATCTTCTTAAAGTAAATGTATTTAAAATAATAGTCCTTGTTGGAACCTTTGCATTAGCTATGGCATTTTCAGGAAATGATCTTGTCAATTTTATAGGTGTGCCACTAGCGGGCCTATCTTCTTTTCAGGATTTCATTGCAAATGGTCTTGGTCATGATAAAACATTTATGATGACATCACTTATGGAATCGGCCAAGACTCCTGCTCCATATCTTATGATGGCAGGTATTATTATGATCATTTCAATGGCAACATCAAAGAAGGCCCAAAATGTAGTGAAGACGAGTGTAGATCTCTCGCGTCAGGATGAGGGTGAAGAAATGTTCGGTTCATCACGTGCAGCAAGGAGCATCGTGCGTGCCGCACAAGATATTGGTGAATCAGTGGCAGGAGTGATACCCAAAAAAGCACAAGACTGGATAGAGAGTCGTTTTAATAAAGATGACGCTATAATTGCTCATGGTGCTGCGTTTGATATGATAAGGGCTGCCGTCAACTTGGTATTGTCCAGTATACTTATAATTATTGGTACAAACTATAAAATGCCATTATCTACTACATATGTAACCTTTATGGTGGCTATGGGTGCATCGTTGGCCGACCATGCATGGAGTCGGGAAAGTGCTGTATTCAGGGTTACAGGAGTCATATCTGTAATAGGAGGATGGTTTATTACAGCAGGTGTAGCGTTTGCAATATGTGCAATTGTATGTATACTAATGCATTTTGGAGGTTTTGTTGCAATGTTCTTATTTATGGCTCTTGATGTCTTTTTGTTGTTGCATAGTAATATCAAATATGGTAAAAAGGTAAAAGAAGAAAAAAAGGACGATATATTCAGACTTATGATGCGTACACGTGATCCTGAAATAGTATGGGATTTGCTTACTAAGTATGTTTCACGTACACAGAGTTTTGTAGCCCGTTTTGCACTTGACCAGTATAATTCAATATTAGGAGGATTACGTGATGAGAATTTGCGAGATTTACGGCGCTGCAGTAGAGAACTAAAGGATGAAAGAGACAAACTTAAAAAGTTCCGTCGTAAAGAGCTATTAGCATTGCGTCGTACTCCCAAAAAAATAGCATTGGAAAGAAATACTTGGTTTCACCTCGGTGCAAACAGCGACCAACAGTTTATATATTGCCTTACACGTATGCTTGAACCTGTAAAGGAGCATATCGATAATAATTTTACCCCTTTACCTATAGAATACTCTGAAGAGTTTGAACCGATTCGTCGTGAAATAGAGGGCTTAATGAAAAATAGTGAACATATGATTAGTACGAACCGCTATGATCAATATGACCAGGTACTGGCAGAAGCTGACAATCTTAAAAACCAAATGTCGGCACTTCGTAAACATCATATAGACCGTATGCAGAATGATGGTGATGACAGCAAACTTGAAGTATCATTGGTCTATTTAAATATACTGCAAGAGAGCCAAGAATTTCTTAGCATAATGAGACATCAGTTGCGTGCGGCTAAAAAATTTATGGAAAAGTAG
- a CDS encoding DUF190 domain-containing protein — MEINSKAKKIRIYVSNTDMYKHEPLFQYLARTARELGLAGATIYKGIMGYGTSSDLIPPSFWEFAEKVPVTVEIIDDEEPINDYLSTIKPLLEKQPKGCLITIQDVDVKFIKHGEEH, encoded by the coding sequence ATGGAAATAAACAGTAAAGCTAAAAAAATAAGAATATACGTCAGCAATACGGATATGTACAAACATGAGCCTTTATTCCAATATCTTGCTCGTACAGCACGAGAGTTAGGTCTGGCTGGCGCTACTATATATAAAGGTATAATGGGATATGGAACTAGTAGCGATCTTATTCCGCCTTCTTTCTGGGAATTCGCAGAGAAAGTTCCTGTCACTGTAGAGATTATTGACGATGAAGAACCTATTAATGATTATTTATCAACAATAAAGCCTCTTCTTGAGAAACAGCCTAAAGGGTGTCTTATTACGATTCAAGATGTGGATGTGAAATTCATAAAACACGGAGAGGAACATTAA
- a CDS encoding helix-turn-helix transcriptional regulator, producing MKLHFCFADKQDITRAGLMYICQTFDGAEYKSVEDKSEMMEQLKLFPESVVIMDYTLFDINDVEELQILTLRFSNVHWILFSEDLSIDMVHQVIALCPCVSIVLKESPLPEIKESIAFAMQGHRYICQRITEQLLAPSSEQTERVKLTPTETDILKDIALGMTTKEIADKRFSSFHTINTHRKNIFRKLSVNNVHEATKYALRAGLIDSAEYYI from the coding sequence ATGAAATTACATTTTTGTTTCGCAGACAAACAAGACATAACGAGAGCTGGACTAATGTATATATGCCAGACTTTTGATGGAGCAGAATATAAGTCTGTAGAAGACAAAAGTGAAATGATGGAACAACTTAAATTGTTTCCTGAATCAGTTGTAATTATGGACTATACTCTTTTTGATATAAATGATGTTGAAGAATTACAGATATTAACATTGAGATTCAGTAATGTGCATTGGATACTTTTTAGTGAAGATTTGAGTATAGATATGGTACATCAGGTCATCGCATTATGTCCATGTGTTAGTATTGTTCTTAAAGAATCGCCTTTGCCTGAAATAAAAGAGTCAATAGCATTTGCAATGCAAGGACACAGATATATTTGCCAGCGTATTACAGAACAGTTGCTTGCTCCCTCATCAGAACAGACCGAAAGAGTTAAATTAACGCCAACAGAAACAGATATTCTTAAAGATATAGCATTGGGGATGACAACAAAAGAAATTGCAGATAAGAGATTCTCCAGTTTCCATACTATTAATACGCATAGAAAAAATATATTCAGAAAATTGTCAGTAAATAATGTGCACGAAGCTACAAAATATGCCTTGCGAGCTGGTCTTATAGATTCTGCTGAATATTATATTTAA
- a CDS encoding LacI family DNA-binding transcriptional regulator produces the protein MEKQHRTSLKDLARELGVSIATVSRALRESPEIGKEMQVRVKALAKQLNYRPNPFAQSLRREAPRVIGVVVPNIVAHYYASVLEGIEDFAAREGYSVISANSHENHIIETRVIDNFINMHVEGIIACLAQDTEDYAHFQEINNMGIPLVFFARTCLPDIFSTVTANGDEAAQEATQHLIDTGSRRIAFIGGPNHLDMVRRRKHGYLEALRINGIPIDRTLVSCQRIDYEMARNNVIEILKRPDRPDAIIAFNDIITYASFDAIRNVGLDIPSDVALIGFTDAEYDRFMTPRLSVIKDQAHETGALSCKLLLKNIKGDKHIYHEVVPMILQINESSVKNK, from the coding sequence ATGGAAAAACAACATCGTACATCCCTTAAAGATCTTGCTCGTGAACTTGGAGTGAGTATTGCGACTGTTTCTCGTGCGCTCAGAGAAAGCCCTGAAATAGGAAAAGAGATGCAAGTACGTGTAAAAGCATTAGCTAAGCAATTAAATTACCGTCCAAATCCATTTGCACAGAGTTTAAGGAGGGAGGCTCCTCGTGTAATTGGTGTAGTAGTTCCGAACATTGTAGCTCATTATTATGCTTCTGTGTTAGAAGGGATAGAAGATTTTGCAGCTCGTGAAGGATATTCGGTAATAAGTGCGAATAGTCATGAAAATCATATTATAGAAACTCGTGTCATAGACAATTTCATCAATATGCATGTTGAAGGTATTATTGCCTGTCTGGCTCAAGATACTGAGGATTATGCTCACTTTCAGGAAATTAATAATATGGGTATCCCATTGGTGTTTTTTGCCCGTACTTGTTTGCCTGATATATTTTCTACTGTTACCGCAAATGGTGATGAGGCTGCCCAAGAAGCAACTCAACATCTTATAGATACAGGAAGTCGGAGGATCGCTTTTATTGGTGGTCCAAACCATTTGGATATGGTACGCAGGCGTAAGCATGGATATCTTGAGGCTTTGAGAATTAACGGTATACCGATAGATCGCACTCTCGTTTCTTGTCAACGAATAGATTATGAGATGGCTCGTAATAATGTCATTGAAATATTAAAAAGACCAGATCGCCCAGACGCAATAATTGCATTTAATGATATCATTACTTATGCATCTTTTGATGCAATACGTAATGTGGGTTTGGATATCCCTAGTGATGTAGCCTTAATAGGATTTACTGATGCTGAATATGATAGGTTTATGACTCCAAGGCTTTCTGTTATTAAAGATCAAGCACATGAGACAGGTGCCTTATCCTGCAAACTTTTACTAAAGAATATTAAAGGTGATAAGCATATTTATCACGAAGTTGTACCAATGATACTGCAAATAAACGAAAGTAGTGTAAAAAACAAATAG
- a CDS encoding SusC/RagA family TonB-linked outer membrane protein translates to MRKTLLRLCKSSLLCNVTLIAFLLFTAMNVLEASSLDAKTVTGTVTSAIDHEPLVGVTVKVLGVPNGSVTDVDGKYSINVESGQILQFSYVGYLSKTVKVGIENNINVVLKEDHKSLDEVVVVGYGVMKRSDLTGSVSSIDEKAIKQGVNTTIEQAMQGRIAGVAVTQNSGAPGGGISVQIRGVNSLSSNEPLYVIDGIAMSGSSSDNTSALSSINPSDITNIEVLKDASATAIYGSRASNGVVLITTKRGHDGKAKIQYEGYIGWQQLPKTLDMMNLKDYASFYNERANILGWGVRSDYKDPSLLTNGTDWQNVLFRTAFMDNHQVNVSGGAKDIAYSLSGGYLDQDGVGVGSSFNRASFRANFDIDVNKYIKLGMNGYFANTKQVTTFDQSNAIQTALNQFPDVAPVNPDGTYGFPQVNDFATYYSNPLFEAQMRENNSKNSSLDYNFFANITPIKGLTLRVEYGGSYGWGNTYYFQPSYSYGTVRVESLSTRGSSKNEYNSFKQYATYDIDPFKNQHMQIMLGHEAQWGKWQNLSASRKGYISDALHSLNVGDSSTATNTGDGGTPWSIESYYGRLNYNILDRYMLTATVRTDGSSSFGENNRWGWFPSAAIAWRISNEKFMKSIHWIDNMKIRLGWGLVGNQSAGSYAYGATMANTPTAWGTGYYPGNFSNQDLKWESTNSLNIGLDLNLFNNRIEFIADAYYKKTKNLLMQAQLPSYVINNDYMGMSSPWVNAGSMENKGIEFTLNTININTHGWQWRTGITISFNRNKLTKTNSSSSALSGTIGSQTYTMSEVGDAVGRFYGYNVIGMYTKESDFYQKNKLGEFLLDHNGNKIPVARPVDSSGNLYDISKTGIWVGDYIFEDVNGDGKITEADRKYIGDPNPDYTFGISNTITYKNFELSFFLNGSVGNDIYNIVKQNSTNFSKYSNLLKEATNYAKIGLINPNGSALDISNVYITNAETASYPRIYVSGGSMNDNNRISSRFVEDGSYIRLKSLSFAWNLPDKWLQPLKLEWVQIYANAQNLFTITGYDGYDPEVGSIGQSVILHGIDNYRYPSQRIYNFGIKVRF, encoded by the coding sequence ATGAGAAAAACACTTCTTAGGTTATGCAAGAGTTCATTACTCTGCAATGTCACTTTAATAGCATTTCTGCTATTCACTGCAATGAATGTTCTTGAGGCGAGTTCGCTGGATGCAAAGACCGTTACAGGTACTGTTACGTCTGCTATTGACCACGAACCACTTGTTGGCGTCACCGTCAAAGTATTGGGCGTTCCTAATGGTTCTGTAACCGATGTGGACGGAAAATATTCTATCAATGTTGAGTCAGGACAGATACTTCAGTTCTCTTATGTAGGCTATTTGTCTAAAACTGTTAAAGTCGGTATTGAAAATAACATCAATGTTGTACTAAAAGAAGACCACAAATCGCTAGATGAAGTGGTCGTAGTAGGCTATGGCGTAATGAAACGCAGTGACCTCACAGGTTCTGTATCATCTATTGATGAGAAGGCAATCAAGCAAGGAGTAAACACTACTATTGAGCAGGCAATGCAAGGAAGAATTGCCGGTGTTGCTGTTACACAAAACTCAGGTGCACCGGGTGGAGGTATCTCTGTTCAGATTCGTGGTGTAAATTCTTTGAGCAGTAACGAGCCTTTATATGTAATAGATGGCATAGCAATGTCAGGAAGCTCCTCGGATAATACAAGTGCTCTATCATCTATTAACCCATCTGATATAACAAATATAGAAGTATTGAAGGATGCATCTGCAACTGCTATCTATGGTTCCAGAGCATCAAATGGTGTCGTGTTAATTACTACCAAACGAGGCCATGATGGAAAAGCAAAGATACAGTATGAAGGTTATATAGGTTGGCAGCAGTTGCCCAAAACTCTTGATATGATGAATCTGAAAGATTATGCATCATTTTATAATGAACGTGCGAACATTCTCGGTTGGGGTGTTAGATCTGATTACAAAGATCCTAGTTTGCTTACGAATGGTACAGATTGGCAGAATGTTTTATTTAGGACGGCATTCATGGATAACCATCAAGTAAATGTAAGTGGTGGAGCAAAAGATATTGCATATTCGCTTTCAGGAGGATATCTGGATCAGGATGGCGTAGGAGTCGGATCGTCATTCAATAGAGCATCATTTCGTGCGAACTTTGATATTGATGTAAATAAATATATAAAGTTAGGTATGAACGGTTACTTTGCAAACACAAAACAAGTTACAACATTTGATCAATCAAATGCTATACAAACAGCCTTAAATCAATTTCCGGATGTAGCTCCTGTCAATCCGGATGGTACTTATGGGTTCCCTCAAGTTAATGACTTTGCAACATACTATTCAAACCCTCTTTTTGAAGCACAGATGAGAGAAAATAATAGTAAAAACTCTTCATTAGATTATAATTTCTTTGCCAATATAACACCCATCAAAGGTTTGACTTTACGCGTTGAATATGGCGGAAGTTATGGATGGGGCAATACCTATTATTTTCAGCCATCATATTCTTATGGAACAGTAAGAGTAGAGTCATTATCAACACGTGGCAGTTCTAAGAATGAGTATAACTCGTTCAAGCAATACGCAACATATGATATAGATCCATTTAAGAATCAACATATGCAGATAATGCTTGGACATGAAGCACAATGGGGCAAATGGCAGAATCTTTCCGCTTCACGTAAAGGTTATATCTCAGATGCTTTGCATAGTCTTAATGTAGGCGATTCTTCTACGGCTACAAATACAGGTGATGGCGGAACGCCATGGAGTATTGAATCATACTATGGACGTCTAAACTATAATATCCTGGATAGATATATGTTGACAGCTACTGTACGTACAGATGGTTCTTCTAGTTTTGGTGAGAACAACCGCTGGGGATGGTTTCCTTCTGCTGCTATAGCATGGCGTATAAGCAATGAAAAATTTATGAAAAGTATTCATTGGATAGATAATATGAAAATTCGTTTAGGATGGGGTCTTGTAGGTAATCAAAGTGCAGGAAGTTATGCCTATGGAGCAACAATGGCTAATACTCCTACAGCTTGGGGCACAGGCTATTATCCAGGCAACTTCTCAAATCAAGACCTAAAGTGGGAAAGTACTAATTCATTGAATATAGGATTAGACCTTAATTTGTTTAATAACCGAATAGAATTTATTGCAGACGCTTATTATAAGAAAACTAAGAATTTGCTTATGCAGGCACAGTTGCCTTCATACGTTATCAACAACGACTATATGGGTATGTCGTCTCCATGGGTAAATGCAGGTTCGATGGAAAATAAAGGTATTGAATTTACACTAAACACGATAAACATAAATACTCATGGTTGGCAATGGCGCACAGGTATTACTATTTCGTTCAACCGCAATAAACTAACGAAGACAAACAGCAGTTCTTCTGCCTTGTCTGGCACTATTGGTTCTCAGACATATACAATGTCAGAGGTTGGGGATGCAGTAGGCCGATTTTATGGATATAACGTAATAGGTATGTATACTAAAGAGTCTGACTTCTATCAGAAAAATAAACTAGGAGAATTCCTTTTAGACCACAATGGAAACAAAATACCTGTGGCTAGACCTGTTGATTCATCCGGTAATCTATATGATATTTCTAAGACAGGTATTTGGGTTGGAGATTATATATTTGAGGATGTAAACGGTGATGGAAAAATAACAGAAGCAGACCGTAAGTATATTGGAGATCCTAACCCAGACTATACATTTGGTATAAGTAATACAATTACATATAAAAATTTTGAATTATCTTTCTTCCTAAATGGTAGTGTCGGTAATGATATTTATAATATAGTAAAACAAAATTCCACAAATTTTTCAAAGTATAGCAATCTTTTGAAAGAAGCTACCAACTATGCTAAAATAGGTCTAATTAATCCGAATGGTTCTGCTTTAGATATTTCAAATGTATATATCACAAATGCAGAAACGGCTTCTTATCCCCGTATATATGTAAGCGGAGGAAGTATGAATGACAACAATCGTATAAGCAGCCGTTTTGTAGAGGACGGTAGTTATATTAGATTAAAATCGTTATCGTTTGCATGGAATCTACCTGATAAATGGCTTCAACCATTAAAACTTGAGTGGGTGCAGATATATGCTAATGCTCAGAATCTATTTACTATTACAGGCTATGATGGTTATGATCCGGAAGTAGGATCAATAGGCCAGAGTGTTATCCTTCATGGTATAGATAATTATCGTTATCCATCACAGCGCATTTATAATTTTGGAATAAAAGTACGCTTTTAA
- a CDS encoding RagB/SusD family nutrient uptake outer membrane protein: MEKINIHNNMVNLKAFTSCILSVLLILLALSSCSDSFLDKSPQGNYTSKTFYSSDDAVMKGVEPLYNRAWFDFNRRAIVGMGSYRANDAWNPYVSAEFARFQITSLTEDMSLAWSSLYNVVTMANATIDNINKYCSDAVSESVKNQALGECYLMRATAYFYLLRGWGANILYEDNQDMINNPVKPLNTEDDVLKFIIRDYRRSVSLMSDNPGKGHPSSYAAKALLAKALLAQSGWNKATRDEATLKEVISLCDDVINKGPYSLMSNYEDLFKAQNNDNSETVLAMRWADANLGTSSGWGAINALYSDLAFPEVTDVNVWGGSLIASVDMIDLYNQEPADTFRIRGTFFTPQRYYKYILQADGGYTYKHKWMQCKKGVLGTKADAGGHLAQMASPLNTYIIRLAEVYLIKAEAILGNNTNSTDAEGLSAINAVRARAHVSLLNTYDLATLIREHRIEFCMEYKNWFDMVTWYRWKPQYMLDIFNNKQHRAFEYREGDVLMNNDGTISYRAFLNNGTNCWYFKDAANHVYWNDHLAVSETDNSTAVVNGIKMDKAHGYVYNVDSLVRAQSNLLPIKLTETNIFMPYPEADVLQNHYLKESPQAYNFGNDK; this comes from the coding sequence ATGGAAAAAATAAATATTCATAATAATATGGTCAACTTAAAAGCTTTTACTAGTTGCATCTTATCAGTTTTACTGATCTTATTAGCTTTAAGTAGTTGTAGTGATAGCTTTCTGGATAAGTCTCCTCAAGGCAATTATACATCAAAGACATTCTACTCTTCTGATGATGCTGTAATGAAAGGAGTAGAACCATTATATAACCGTGCATGGTTCGATTTTAACCGCCGTGCTATAGTAGGTATGGGATCTTATCGTGCCAATGATGCCTGGAACCCTTATGTCAGTGCTGAGTTTGCACGTTTTCAGATAACAAGTCTTACAGAAGACATGAGTCTTGCCTGGTCATCACTTTACAATGTAGTGACAATGGCAAATGCAACTATAGATAATATTAATAAGTATTGTTCAGATGCAGTTTCTGAATCTGTAAAGAATCAGGCTCTTGGTGAATGTTATCTTATGCGTGCTACAGCATATTTTTATCTACTTCGTGGATGGGGCGCTAATATTTTATATGAGGATAATCAGGATATGATTAATAATCCTGTAAAGCCTTTAAATACTGAAGATGATGTACTAAAGTTTATTATTCGTGACTATAGGCGTTCGGTTAGTTTGATGTCTGACAACCCAGGTAAAGGTCATCCATCAAGTTATGCAGCCAAGGCTCTTCTAGCCAAGGCTTTATTGGCACAAAGTGGATGGAATAAGGCTACAAGAGATGAAGCAACGCTTAAAGAAGTAATAAGTCTGTGTGATGATGTCATAAATAAAGGACCATATTCTCTAATGAGTAATTATGAAGATTTATTTAAGGCTCAGAATAATGATAACTCAGAAACTGTTTTAGCCATGCGTTGGGCTGATGCCAATCTTGGAACATCTTCAGGTTGGGGGGCTATTAATGCGTTATATTCAGATTTGGCATTTCCAGAAGTAACTGATGTTAACGTATGGGGTGGAAGTCTTATTGCTTCTGTTGATATGATAGACCTCTATAACCAAGAGCCTGCTGATACATTCCGTATTCGTGGTACATTCTTTACTCCACAAAGATATTATAAATATATACTTCAGGCTGATGGAGGCTATACGTATAAACACAAATGGATGCAATGCAAAAAAGGTGTTCTTGGAACGAAAGCAGATGCAGGTGGACATCTTGCTCAAATGGCTTCTCCATTGAATACATACATTATACGCCTTGCTGAAGTATATCTGATTAAGGCAGAAGCTATACTTGGCAATAATACGAATAGTACAGATGCAGAAGGTTTATCAGCAATAAATGCTGTGAGAGCACGTGCACATGTTAGTCTGCTAAACACATATGATCTGGCTACGTTAATTCGAGAACACAGAATAGAATTCTGCATGGAGTATAAGAATTGGTTTGATATGGTTACTTGGTACAGATGGAAACCTCAGTATATGTTAGACATATTCAATAACAAGCAGCATCGTGCATTTGAGTACCGTGAAGGAGATGTTTTGATGAATAATGATGGAACTATAAGTTACCGTGCTTTTTTGAATAATGGTACAAATTGCTGGTACTTTAAAGATGCAGCCAACCACGTATATTGGAATGATCACCTTGCTGTTTCTGAAACTGATAATTCTACTGCTGTCGTTAATGGAATAAAAATGGATAAAGCACATGGCTATGTGTATAATGTAGACTCATTAGTACGTGCACAATCTAATTTATTACCTATTAAATTGACCGAAACAAATATTTTTATGCCTTATCCAGAAGCAGACGTTTTACAGAACCATTATCTAAAAGAGTCTCCACAGGCTTATAATTTTGGAAATGATAAATAA